Proteins found in one Acidimicrobiales bacterium genomic segment:
- a CDS encoding histone deacetylase produces MGVLFGAHDAYLLHDPGAGHPESPRRLRAVAEGIAAAGFAEGVVPFEPRRATDVELDRVHHPRYVAALARLCSAGGGRLDPDTAVVAASEEAARRAAGAGPDAIARLRAGEADAAFLALRPPGHHARPSGAMGFCLFNNVAVAAAALVAEGERVLILDWDAHHGNGTQEAFYEEPEVLFFSLHQYPYYPGTGALDEVGAGAGEGRTINLPFPAGTSGDAYRAAFDEVLAPAAEQFAPTWLLVSAGFDAHRADPLTDLGLTSGDFADLAARAARLVPPGRRLFFLEGGYDLEALGRSAAATLGALLGVDYRPEPPTAGGPEGGPTLAAQAVARAAGQLHERSERRRS; encoded by the coding sequence ATGGGCGTCCTGTTCGGCGCGCACGACGCCTACCTCCTGCACGACCCCGGGGCGGGTCATCCGGAGTCCCCCCGCCGGTTGCGGGCGGTCGCCGAGGGGATCGCCGCCGCCGGCTTCGCCGAGGGGGTGGTGCCCTTCGAGCCGCGGCGGGCGACCGACGTCGAGCTCGACCGCGTCCATCACCCGCGCTACGTCGCCGCGCTGGCACGCCTCTGCTCGGCCGGCGGTGGGAGGCTCGACCCGGACACCGCTGTGGTCGCTGCCTCCGAGGAGGCGGCGCGCCGCGCCGCGGGGGCGGGGCCGGACGCCATCGCCCGGCTCCGCGCCGGAGAGGCCGACGCTGCGTTCCTCGCGCTGCGCCCCCCCGGTCACCACGCCCGGCCTTCCGGGGCGATGGGCTTCTGCCTCTTCAACAACGTCGCCGTCGCCGCCGCGGCACTCGTCGCGGAGGGCGAGCGGGTGCTGATCCTCGACTGGGACGCGCACCACGGGAACGGCACCCAGGAGGCCTTCTACGAGGAGCCGGAGGTGCTCTTCTTCTCCCTCCACCAGTACCCCTACTACCCGGGGACGGGGGCTCTCGACGAGGTGGGCGCCGGAGCCGGCGAGGGGCGGACGATCAACCTCCCCTTCCCCGCCGGGACGTCTGGGGACGCCTACCGGGCCGCCTTCGACGAGGTGCTGGCGCCGGCGGCGGAGCAGTTCGCGCCCACCTGGCTGCTCGTGTCGGCGGGTTTCGACGCGCACCGGGCTGACCCGCTGACCGACCTCGGCCTCACCTCGGGGGACTTCGCCGACCTCGCGGCGCGCGCCGCGCGCCTCGTCCCGCCGGGGCGACGGCTGTTCTTCCTCGAGGGCGGGTACGACCTCGAGGCCCTCGGCCGTTCGGCGGCGGCGACCCTCGGCGCCCTCCTCGGGGTCGACTACCGCCCCGAGCCCCCTACCGCGGGCGGCCCCGAGGGGGGTCCGACCCTCGCCGCGCAGGCGGTGGCGCGCGCCGCCGGTCAGCTGCACGAACGCTCCGAGCGCCGCCGGTCTTGA
- the trxA gene encoding thioredoxin, with protein sequence MSQASAITDSTFDEEIRASETPILVDFWAEWCGPCKMVAPILDEIATEKSGSIRVMKLNVDDNVKTAQRFEVMSIPTLILFKDGEPALRIVGAKSKTALLADLEPLL encoded by the coding sequence GTGTCACAAGCGTCAGCAATCACGGACAGCACCTTCGACGAGGAGATCCGGGCGTCGGAGACGCCGATCCTGGTCGACTTCTGGGCCGAGTGGTGCGGACCCTGCAAGATGGTGGCGCCGATCCTCGACGAGATCGCCACGGAGAAGAGCGGCTCGATCCGCGTCATGAAGCTCAACGTGGACGACAACGTGAAGACGGCCCAGCGCTTCGAGGTGATGAGCATCCCGACGCTGATCCTGTTCAAGGACGGTGAGCCGGCGCTGCGCATCGTCGGGGCGAAGTCCAAGACGGCGCTGCTCGCCGATTTGGAACCCCTGCTGTAA
- a CDS encoding DUF5318 family protein — translation MRSRGELTAERPVTGLGQIEYRLARDSLIREYRRGRLSRVDVCDAQPELLRVATNLGKPTEIPCPICEDHELVQVLFAFGPRLPAAGRALASPTEMRGLARRGSDVAFYLVEVCTECRWNHLLRMFNASAARQRVAR, via the coding sequence GTGCGCAGCCGAGGAGAGCTCACCGCGGAACGGCCGGTCACCGGCCTCGGGCAGATCGAGTATCGCCTTGCCCGCGACTCCCTCATCCGCGAGTACCGGCGAGGGCGCCTCTCGCGGGTCGACGTCTGCGACGCGCAGCCCGAGCTGCTGCGGGTTGCGACGAACCTCGGCAAGCCGACGGAGATCCCCTGCCCGATCTGCGAGGACCACGAGCTCGTTCAGGTCCTCTTCGCCTTCGGTCCCCGCCTCCCCGCGGCGGGGCGGGCGCTCGCCAGCCCGACGGAGATGCGCGGCCTCGCGCGGCGCGGCTCGGATGTCGCCTTCTACCTCGTCGAGGTGTGCACCGAGTGCCGGTGGAACCATCTGCTGCGGATGTTCAACGCCTCCGCGGCACGCCAGCGCGTCGCACGCTGA
- the murJ gene encoding murein biosynthesis integral membrane protein MurJ, translating to MTAPEESPQLAASRRAGASLRTGAGTIASRVTGLLRLVAVVYALGGSKSNSANAYNLANNTPNIVHDLVLGGILTASFVPVFVDRLAHRPRREAERSISAVFSMSVLVLAVSTVLLVVLAPAIIDLYSLGTPTTSGNAQQRALAVEFLRYFAPQVLAYGLISLLGAVLATRDRFVAVGIVPVVNNVVGIAILLLFSRMASAVEVTSGRLSGAHVAMLGIGTTAGVVLQAAALLPSLARSGARLRLIWRPHDPALGAIWRLSGWTLGFVAANQLAVFVVQALEYHLNKVADYSYAYQFFLFPYAVVAVSIVNVATPALARAHAAGDRVALGRTFGSAGRQVLALILPAAIGYLVLAKPLIALVLDHGRFVAADAVQTASTLALFALGLPAFCIWVLAIRTFQAMQDTRTAFWCYVLENGANIALAFAFYRPLGVKGLALAYALAYTVGAGVALAVLRRRLGTIGGRATALSCLRAVVLSLLMALAVAFTSAVLGSGSGLLGWLRLLVSVTVGGLVYLGGAGVAASMAGWQTSRRPRR from the coding sequence GTGACAGCACCGGAGGAGAGCCCGCAGCTCGCCGCGAGCCGACGGGCGGGCGCGTCGCTGCGGACGGGCGCGGGGACCATCGCCTCGCGCGTCACCGGGCTGCTGCGCCTGGTCGCGGTCGTCTACGCGCTCGGCGGGAGCAAGAGCAACAGCGCGAACGCCTACAACCTCGCGAACAACACCCCGAACATCGTCCACGACCTCGTCCTCGGCGGCATCCTCACGGCGAGCTTCGTCCCGGTCTTCGTCGACCGCCTCGCCCACCGTCCCCGCCGCGAGGCGGAGCGCTCGATCTCGGCCGTGTTCAGCATGTCGGTGCTCGTGCTCGCGGTGAGCACGGTGCTGCTCGTCGTGCTCGCGCCGGCGATCATCGACCTCTACTCGCTCGGCACCCCCACCACCTCGGGCAACGCCCAGCAACGGGCGCTGGCCGTCGAGTTCCTCCGCTACTTCGCGCCGCAGGTCCTCGCCTACGGGCTGATCAGCCTCCTCGGCGCGGTGCTCGCGACCCGCGACCGCTTCGTTGCCGTCGGGATCGTCCCCGTGGTGAACAACGTCGTCGGCATCGCCATCCTGCTGCTCTTCTCGCGCATGGCGAGCGCCGTAGAGGTGACCTCGGGCCGGCTGAGCGGTGCCCACGTCGCGATGCTCGGGATCGGCACGACCGCGGGCGTCGTCCTGCAGGCAGCCGCGCTCCTCCCGTCGCTCGCGCGCTCGGGCGCCCGCCTGCGGCTCATCTGGCGGCCGCACGACCCGGCGCTCGGCGCGATCTGGCGCCTCTCAGGGTGGACCCTCGGCTTCGTGGCGGCCAACCAGCTCGCCGTCTTCGTCGTGCAGGCGCTCGAGTACCACCTCAATAAGGTCGCCGACTACTCCTACGCGTACCAGTTCTTCCTCTTCCCCTACGCCGTGGTCGCCGTCTCGATCGTGAACGTCGCCACCCCCGCGCTCGCGCGCGCCCACGCGGCGGGCGACCGCGTCGCGCTCGGCCGCACCTTCGGCTCGGCGGGCCGCCAGGTGCTCGCGCTCATCCTCCCGGCGGCGATCGGCTACCTCGTCCTCGCCAAGCCGCTCATCGCCCTCGTCCTCGACCACGGCCGCTTCGTGGCCGCCGACGCGGTGCAGACCGCCTCGACGCTCGCGCTTTTCGCGCTTGGCCTCCCCGCCTTCTGCATCTGGGTGCTCGCGATCAGGACCTTCCAGGCGATGCAGGACACCCGCACCGCCTTTTGGTGCTACGTCCTCGAGAACGGGGCCAACATCGCCCTCGCCTTCGCCTTCTACCGCCCCCTCGGAGTGAAGGGCCTGGCCCTCGCCTACGCCCTCGCCTACACCGTCGGCGCGGGGGTGGCGCTCGCCGTGCTGCGCCGACGCCTCGGCACGATCGGCGGGAGGGCGACCGCCCTCTCCTGCCTGCGTGCGGTCGTGCTCAGCCTGCTGATGGCGCTCGCCGTCGCCTTTACCTCGGCGGTGCTCGGGAGCGGGAGCGGCCTGCTCGGCTGGCTGCGCCTCCTCGTGAGCGTCACCGTCGGCGGCCTCGTCTACCTCGGCGGCGCGGGCGTAGCGGCCTCGATGGCCGGCTGGCAGACTTCCCGCCGACCGCGCCGCTGA
- a CDS encoding CCA tRNA nucleotidyltransferase, translating to MVPERLRLVIEECAPLAERFSSAGHRLYLVGGTVRDAIAGRPGEIDESLDEVDFDLTTEALPDEIERLLSGWADALWTQGKRFGTIGGAKGARRYEVTTHRAEAYSPDSRKPEVRFGSDIRTDLSRRDFTVNAMALRVDGGVPELIDPFDGLGDLMSAHRLRTPLDPAVSFSDDPLRMLRAARFLAGYGLAPETELREAVVAMHDRLSIVSAERVRDELNKLVELPDPEAGLWFVVETGLADEFLPELPGLALEQDPIHRHKDVLAHTIAVVGKTAPDRILRLAALLHDIGKPRTRAYGPGGVSFHHHDVVGARMAQRRLVALKYSGAEVEEITRLVELHLRFHTYKMGWTDAAVRRYANDAGPLLDRLNALTRADCTTRDARRVRELEQRMDELEERLAELREREALEAIRPELDGAQVMAHLGVAPGPVVGRALAALLEVRLNDGLLGEEEAYRRLEEWWREQPESTG from the coding sequence GTGGTTCCCGAGCGCCTCCGGCTGGTCATCGAGGAGTGCGCGCCGCTCGCCGAGCGCTTCTCATCGGCGGGTCACCGTCTCTACCTGGTCGGCGGCACGGTGCGCGACGCGATCGCCGGACGCCCCGGGGAGATCGACGAGAGCCTCGACGAGGTCGACTTCGACCTCACCACCGAGGCGCTCCCCGACGAGATCGAGCGCCTCCTCTCGGGGTGGGCGGACGCGCTGTGGACCCAGGGCAAGCGCTTCGGCACGATCGGCGGGGCGAAGGGCGCGCGTCGCTACGAGGTCACGACGCACCGCGCCGAGGCCTATTCCCCCGACTCGCGCAAGCCCGAGGTGCGCTTCGGGAGCGACATCCGCACCGACCTCTCCCGCCGGGACTTCACGGTGAACGCGATGGCGCTGCGCGTCGACGGCGGCGTCCCCGAGCTCATCGACCCCTTCGACGGCCTCGGCGACCTGATGAGCGCCCACCGCCTGCGGACCCCGCTCGATCCCGCGGTCTCCTTCTCCGACGACCCGCTGCGGATGCTGCGCGCCGCCCGCTTCCTCGCCGGCTACGGCCTCGCCCCCGAGACCGAGCTCCGCGAGGCCGTCGTCGCGATGCACGATCGCCTGTCGATCGTCTCCGCGGAGCGCGTCCGCGACGAGCTGAACAAGCTCGTCGAGCTGCCCGACCCCGAGGCGGGGCTGTGGTTCGTCGTCGAGACGGGACTCGCCGACGAGTTCCTCCCCGAGCTCCCGGGCCTCGCCCTTGAGCAGGACCCGATCCACCGCCACAAGGACGTGCTCGCGCACACGATCGCGGTCGTGGGGAAGACCGCCCCCGACCGCATCCTCCGCCTCGCCGCCCTGCTGCACGACATCGGCAAGCCGCGCACCCGCGCCTACGGCCCCGGCGGGGTCTCGTTCCACCACCACGACGTCGTCGGGGCGCGCATGGCGCAGCGGCGCCTCGTGGCCCTCAAGTACTCGGGCGCCGAGGTCGAGGAGATCACCCGCCTCGTCGAGCTCCACCTCCGCTTCCACACCTACAAGATGGGCTGGACCGACGCCGCGGTCCGGCGTTACGCGAACGACGCCGGCCCGCTGCTCGACCGGCTGAACGCGCTCACCCGCGCCGACTGCACGACGCGCGACGCGCGCCGTGTCCGGGAGCTCGAGCAGCGGATGGACGAGCTCGAAGAGCGCCTCGCGGAGCTGCGCGAGCGGGAGGCGCTGGAGGCGATTCGCCCCGAGCTCGACGGCGCGCAGGTAATGGCGCACCTCGGCGTCGCCCCCGGCCCCGTCGTCGGCCGCGCCCTCGCCGCCCTGCTGGAGGTGCGGCTGAACGACGGCCTGCTCGGCGAGGAGGAGGCCTACCGGCGCCTCGAGGAGTGGTGGCGGGAGCAGCCCGAGTCGACGGGCTGA
- a CDS encoding inositol-3-phosphate synthase, whose translation MRSEKIRVAIAGVGNCACSLLQGVEYYRAADPTEMVPGLMHVELGGYHVRDIEFVAAFDVDSEKVGLDLGKAIFAGHNNTIRFSDVPALGVNVDRGPTLDGLGKYYREAIEESPAAPVDVARILTERAVDVLVSYLPVGSEEAQKFYASAALEAGVAFVNAIPVFIASDPVWAKRFTDAGVPIIGDDIKSQVGATILHRLLARLFEDRGTVLDRTYQLNVGGNMDFKNMLERERLESKKISKTQSVTSQIDNGIAADAVHIGPSDHVAWLDDRKWAYIRLEGRNFGDVPLSIELKLEVWDSPNSAGVIIDALRCARIALDRGLGGPLLGPAAYFMKSPPVQYRDEQAHQMVEDFAAGR comes from the coding sequence ATGAGGAGCGAGAAGATCCGGGTGGCGATCGCGGGCGTGGGCAACTGCGCCTGCTCGTTGCTGCAGGGAGTCGAGTACTACCGCGCCGCCGACCCGACCGAGATGGTGCCGGGGCTGATGCACGTCGAGCTCGGCGGCTACCACGTCCGCGACATCGAGTTCGTGGCCGCCTTCGACGTCGATTCCGAGAAGGTCGGCCTCGACCTCGGCAAGGCGATCTTCGCCGGCCACAACAACACGATCCGCTTCTCCGACGTCCCCGCCCTCGGCGTGAACGTCGACCGCGGCCCGACCCTCGACGGTCTCGGCAAGTACTACCGGGAGGCGATCGAGGAGTCCCCCGCGGCGCCGGTCGACGTCGCCCGCATCCTCACCGAGCGCGCCGTCGACGTCCTCGTCTCCTACCTCCCCGTCGGTTCGGAGGAGGCGCAGAAGTTCTACGCGAGCGCCGCACTCGAGGCCGGCGTGGCCTTCGTCAACGCGATCCCGGTCTTCATCGCGAGCGACCCGGTCTGGGCCAAACGCTTCACCGACGCCGGCGTGCCGATCATCGGCGACGACATCAAGAGCCAGGTCGGGGCGACGATCCTGCACCGCCTGCTCGCCCGCCTCTTCGAGGACCGCGGCACCGTCCTCGACCGCACCTACCAGCTGAACGTCGGCGGCAACATGGACTTCAAGAACATGCTCGAGCGCGAGCGCCTCGAGTCGAAGAAGATCTCCAAGACCCAGTCGGTGACGAGCCAGATCGACAACGGCATCGCCGCGGACGCGGTGCACATCGGCCCCTCTGACCATGTCGCATGGCTCGACGACCGCAAGTGGGCCTACATCCGCCTCGAGGGTCGCAACTTCGGCGACGTGCCGCTCAGCATCGAGCTGAAGCTCGAGGTCTGGGACTCTCCGAACTCGGCGGGCGTGATCATCGACGCGCTGCGCTGCGCGCGCATCGCCCTTGACCGCGGCCTCGGCGGCCCGCTGCTTGGCCCCGCCGCGTACTTCATGAAGTCGCCGCCGGTGCAGTACCGCGACGAGCAGGCGCACCAGATGGTCGAGGACTTCGCCGCCGGGCGCTGA
- a CDS encoding peptidoglycan-binding protein: protein MRPPITSTQLEQGSAALPLRTGDRGSAVLDLQSRLAELDLPATDPPGVYAAATTEAVATFQRGRGLAASGVCEPVTWSALVEAGYRLGDRLLYRQAPMLRGDDVAELQRRLSALGFDPGRIDGIFGDDTTEAVQNFQRNAGLPVDGTCGRETVADLRRFQPPVGGADLVSPISERLRVHSGKVTLAGHRVAVGEDGGFMVGALSLSRALRERGATALELHDPDPTRQAATANAAGADCFVSLRIHPDRASCTSAYYRGFHYESVTSRSLAERLQAVLPGILDLDDGGTCGIALPILRETRMPAVELQLGRPTVVVQRVSALARGVVDCLTDWLAASA, encoded by the coding sequence GTGCGGCCCCCGATCACCTCGACCCAGCTCGAGCAGGGATCGGCGGCGCTGCCGTTGCGCACGGGCGACCGCGGCTCGGCGGTGCTGGACCTGCAGTCGCGACTCGCCGAGCTCGACCTCCCCGCCACCGACCCGCCCGGCGTCTACGCGGCGGCGACCACCGAGGCCGTCGCGACCTTCCAGCGAGGGCGGGGCCTCGCCGCCTCGGGTGTCTGCGAGCCGGTGACGTGGTCCGCCCTCGTCGAGGCCGGCTACCGCCTCGGCGACCGCCTCCTCTACCGCCAGGCGCCGATGCTGCGTGGCGACGACGTTGCCGAGCTGCAGCGCCGCCTCTCCGCACTCGGCTTCGACCCCGGTCGCATCGACGGCATCTTCGGCGATGACACCACCGAGGCCGTGCAGAACTTCCAGCGCAACGCCGGCCTCCCCGTCGACGGCACCTGCGGACGGGAGACCGTCGCCGACCTCCGGCGGTTCCAGCCTCCCGTCGGCGGGGCGGACCTCGTGAGTCCGATCAGCGAGCGGCTGCGCGTCCACTCCGGGAAGGTGACCCTCGCCGGACACCGCGTCGCGGTCGGCGAAGACGGGGGGTTCATGGTGGGCGCGCTCTCGCTCTCCCGAGCGCTTCGCGAGCGGGGCGCCACCGCCCTCGAGCTCCACGACCCCGACCCCACCCGCCAGGCGGCGACGGCGAACGCCGCCGGTGCCGACTGCTTCGTGAGCCTGCGGATCCACCCGGACCGCGCGAGCTGCACCTCCGCTTACTACCGGGGATTCCATTACGAATCAGTTACGAGTCGCTCCCTGGCCGAGCGACTGCAGGCGGTGCTGCCGGGGATCCTCGACCTCGACGACGGCGGCACCTGCGGGATCGCACTGCCCATCTTGCGCGAGACCCGCATGCCGGCGGTCGAGCTCCAGCTCGGCCGGCCGACGGTCGTCGTGCAACGGGTGAGCGCGCTCGCACGCGGCGTCGTCGACTGCCTCACCGACTGGCTCGCCGCCTCCGCCTGA
- the rpsF gene encoding 30S ribosomal protein S6, whose amino-acid sequence MPLVRPYEVVIIFDATLDETVIRETTDAVVEFVRSRGGSPGHVDRWGRRPFAYELKHRTEGYYVFIEVNGEPALLAEVDRMLSLSDDVLRHRVLRRPEGRQPAAAAAAAEPKGATAE is encoded by the coding sequence GTGCCGCTCGTGCGGCCATACGAAGTAGTCATCATCTTCGACGCGACTCTTGACGAGACCGTCATTCGGGAAACCACCGATGCGGTCGTGGAGTTCGTCCGTTCTCGTGGCGGATCACCTGGTCATGTCGACCGGTGGGGACGTCGCCCCTTCGCCTATGAGCTCAAGCACCGCACTGAGGGCTATTACGTGTTCATCGAGGTAAACGGCGAGCCCGCACTGCTCGCCGAGGTGGACCGGATGCTCTCGCTCAGCGACGACGTGCTCCGCCACCGGGTGCTCCGCCGCCCGGAGGGCCGTCAGCCCGCCGCCGCTGCCGCGGCCGCCGAGCCAAAGGGCGCAACGGCTGAGTAG
- the trxB gene encoding thioredoxin-disulfide reductase: MSSTEDREGEVREVVVLGSGPAGLTAAIYAARADLAPLALEGEPSSGSDQPGGQLMLTTEVENFPGFPEGIMGPELMRGFRGQAERFGAEIRTERAGKIDLSARPFAIWKEGSQSDEPDYRARSVIVATGARSLLLNVEGESRLLGHGLSTCATCDGFFFRDLPIGVVGGGDSALEEAIFLTKFASSVLVIHRRKELRASKIMQDRALANPKISFRWDSVVTEVLGEQKLEGLRVRDVVTGAQEEIALSGVFVAIGHAPNTSLFAGQLDMDENGYLVTHDGTRTSVEGVFACGDVQDHVYRQAITAAGSGCMAAIDVERFLEDEHDRLGG, translated from the coding sequence ATGTCGTCAACTGAGGACCGCGAGGGCGAAGTCCGGGAGGTGGTCGTCCTCGGTTCCGGGCCGGCGGGGCTCACCGCCGCCATCTACGCGGCGCGTGCCGACCTCGCGCCGCTCGCCCTCGAGGGCGAGCCCTCCTCCGGGTCGGACCAGCCCGGCGGCCAGCTGATGCTCACCACCGAGGTCGAGAACTTCCCCGGCTTCCCCGAGGGGATCATGGGGCCCGAACTCATGCGGGGCTTTCGCGGGCAGGCGGAGCGCTTCGGCGCGGAGATCCGCACCGAGCGGGCGGGCAAGATCGACCTCTCGGCGCGTCCCTTTGCCATCTGGAAGGAGGGCTCGCAGAGCGACGAGCCCGACTACCGCGCCCGTTCGGTCATCGTCGCCACCGGCGCACGCTCGCTCCTGCTGAACGTCGAGGGCGAGAGCCGGCTGCTCGGTCACGGCCTGTCCACCTGCGCGACCTGTGACGGCTTCTTCTTCCGGGACCTCCCGATCGGCGTCGTGGGCGGTGGCGACTCCGCCCTCGAGGAGGCGATCTTCCTCACGAAGTTCGCGAGCTCGGTGCTCGTCATCCACCGCCGCAAGGAGCTCCGCGCCTCGAAGATCATGCAGGACCGGGCGCTCGCCAACCCGAAGATCTCCTTCCGCTGGGACTCGGTGGTGACCGAGGTGCTCGGCGAGCAGAAGCTCGAAGGCCTGCGCGTGCGCGACGTCGTCACCGGCGCGCAGGAGGAGATCGCCCTCTCCGGCGTCTTCGTCGCGATCGGCCACGCCCCGAACACCTCACTGTTCGCCGGGCAGCTCGACATGGACGAGAACGGCTACCTCGTGACCCACGACGGGACGAGGACCAGCGTCGAAGGCGTCTTCGCCTGCGGCGACGTCCAGGACCACGTCTACCGCCAGGCGATCACCGCTGCCGGCTCGGGGTGCATGGCGGCGATCGACGTCGAGCGCTTCCTCGAGGACGAGCACGACCGGCTCGGGGGCTGA
- the panB gene encoding 3-methyl-2-oxobutanoate hydroxymethyltransferase translates to MSEKVTAPAIAARKRRDGARPIVMVTAYDTPFAGIVDRAGVDAILVGDSVANNVLGLETTLQVGVPEIRHHVGAVARAKPNALVVADLPWMSYHVDIADSLRNAAELVHAGAEAVKLEGGRRRLPVIRALLDAEIPVMGHLGLTPQSVHSLGGMRVQARDAEAAEALELDAKALADAGCFAIVLEGVPDVVGARVTEAIEVPTIGIGAGPGCDGQVLVLHDLVGLNRGPVPKFVRRYADLATLAEEAVAAFARDVASGAYPDDSESYHSSRLD, encoded by the coding sequence ATGAGCGAGAAGGTCACCGCGCCGGCGATCGCTGCCAGGAAGCGCCGGGACGGCGCCCGGCCGATCGTCATGGTCACCGCCTACGACACACCCTTCGCCGGCATCGTCGACCGCGCCGGAGTGGACGCGATCCTCGTCGGGGACTCGGTCGCGAACAACGTCCTCGGCCTCGAGACGACCCTCCAGGTCGGCGTCCCCGAGATCCGCCACCACGTCGGGGCGGTGGCGCGAGCCAAGCCCAACGCCCTCGTCGTCGCCGACCTCCCGTGGATGAGCTACCACGTCGACATCGCGGACAGCCTCCGCAACGCCGCCGAGCTCGTGCACGCGGGCGCGGAGGCCGTGAAGCTCGAAGGCGGTCGCCGCCGGCTGCCCGTGATCCGCGCCCTCCTCGACGCGGAGATCCCGGTGATGGGCCACCTCGGTCTCACGCCGCAGTCGGTGCACTCCCTCGGGGGGATGCGCGTGCAGGCCCGCGACGCCGAGGCCGCCGAGGCCCTCGAGCTCGACGCCAAGGCGCTCGCCGACGCGGGGTGCTTCGCGATCGTCCTCGAGGGCGTTCCCGACGTCGTCGGCGCGCGGGTCACCGAGGCGATCGAGGTCCCGACGATCGGGATCGGCGCCGGCCCGGGCTGCGACGGGCAGGTGCTCGTCCTTCACGACCTCGTCGGCCTCAACCGTGGCCCCGTCCCGAAGTTCGTCCGTCGCTACGCCGACCTCGCGACCCTCGCCGAGGAAGCGGTAGCGGCCTTCGCCCGCGACGTGGCCTCCGGCGCCTATCCCGACGACAGCGAGAGCTACCACTCCTCGCGCCTCGACTGA
- a CDS encoding PadR family transcriptional regulator — protein MIEFALLGLLKERPMHGYDLRKRLRDDFGALANLSFGSLYPALARLERSGAIRTLAPDTGAVVELPLTGSLGGERAATVARRATAKAAAALGGRGTRARKVYEITERGEELFAQLLESPPSNDGDARGFSVRLAFARHLPPASRVRLLERRRVELNDRLTRAERSLAHPLRPLDRYEQAIAEHARDATASDLSWIERLLEAERLTDPEPSTPLDGALSGAPTRGAQPSAAAQER, from the coding sequence GTGATCGAGTTCGCCCTGCTGGGACTGCTCAAGGAGCGCCCGATGCACGGCTACGACCTCCGCAAGCGCCTCCGCGACGACTTCGGCGCGCTCGCCAATCTCTCGTTCGGCTCGCTCTACCCGGCGCTCGCCCGCCTCGAGCGCTCCGGCGCGATCCGCACCCTCGCCCCCGACACTGGCGCGGTCGTGGAACTCCCCCTCACCGGCTCGCTCGGTGGGGAGCGCGCCGCGACGGTGGCGCGTCGGGCGACCGCCAAGGCCGCGGCGGCCCTCGGTGGCCGGGGGACGCGCGCCCGCAAGGTCTACGAGATCACCGAGCGCGGCGAGGAGCTCTTCGCGCAGCTCCTCGAATCCCCGCCCTCCAACGACGGTGACGCGCGGGGCTTCTCGGTACGCCTCGCCTTCGCGCGCCATCTCCCCCCGGCGAGCAGGGTGCGCCTCCTCGAGCGCCGGCGGGTGGAGCTGAACGACCGCCTGACGCGCGCCGAGCGCTCCCTCGCCCACCCCCTCCGCCCCCTCGACCGCTACGAGCAGGCGATCGCGGAGCACGCCCGCGACGCCACGGCGAGCGACCTCTCCTGGATCGAGCGTCTCCTCGAAGCCGAGCGGCTCACCGATCCCGAACCGAGCACCCCGTTAGACGGCGCCCTCAGCGGCGCCCCGACCCGAGGCGCGCAGCCGTCGGCTGCCGCACAGGAACGATGA
- a CDS encoding DegV family protein, whose translation MAGVQIVTDSASDLPKELSERAGIRTVPLEVRLGDHDPAELAELPGEEFWKLANATDSLAETAAPSPGLFAEAFRAAAADGASGVLCVTISSRLSATFQAARAGATEVAAEIPVSVVDSRLATMGEGLLVLHASALAAEGADLGALVGATERAVESISVFGTLENLETLRRGGRIGSAQALIGSLLSIKPVIEVRDGAVEGESKQRTRARSLRYLVDKAAAAGPLAALAVVHAAAGDLDEILDPLAEVFPRADTIVTAIGPVIGAHTGSGTIGLCYRRA comes from the coding sequence GTGGCCGGAGTGCAGATCGTCACCGACAGCGCGAGCGACCTCCCGAAGGAGCTGAGCGAGCGCGCCGGAATCCGCACCGTCCCCCTCGAGGTGCGCCTCGGCGACCATGACCCCGCCGAACTGGCGGAGCTCCCGGGCGAGGAGTTCTGGAAGCTGGCGAACGCCACCGACTCGCTCGCGGAGACGGCGGCGCCCTCGCCCGGGCTCTTCGCCGAGGCCTTCCGCGCCGCGGCCGCCGACGGCGCGAGCGGCGTCTTGTGCGTCACCATCTCCTCCCGGTTGTCGGCCACCTTCCAGGCGGCACGGGCCGGCGCGACCGAGGTCGCCGCGGAGATCCCCGTCTCGGTCGTCGACTCGCGGCTCGCGACGATGGGCGAGGGGTTGCTCGTGCTGCACGCGTCAGCGCTCGCGGCCGAGGGCGCCGACCTCGGCGCCCTCGTCGGGGCGACGGAGCGGGCGGTTGAATCGATCTCGGTCTTCGGCACCCTCGAGAACCTCGAGACGCTCCGCCGCGGCGGGCGGATTGGCTCGGCACAAGCGCTGATCGGCTCCCTGCTCTCGATCAAGCCGGTAATCGAGGTGCGTGACGGCGCCGTCGAGGGTGAGTCCAAGCAACGCACCCGCGCCCGGTCGCTCCGCTACCTCGTCGACAAGGCCGCCGCCGCGGGCCCCCTCGCCGCGCTCGCCGTGGTGCACGCCGCCGCCGGCGACCTCGACGAGATCCTCGACCCCCTCGCCGAGGTCTTCCCGCGGGCCGACACGATCGTGACGGCCATCGGCCCGGTGATCGGTGCGCACACGGGCTCGGGGACGATCGGCCTCTGCTACCGCCGGGCCTAG